In one window of Pseudomonadota bacterium DNA:
- a CDS encoding 50S ribosomal protein L7/L12 produces MMSITKEDVIQFIENMSVLQLSELVKELEEKFGVSAAAPMAFAAAPVAADAGAVAEEQTEFDVILTSFGDKKIQVIKVVREITGLGLKEAKDAVEGAPKAIKEAVSKDEAQSLVKKLEEAGATAEIK; encoded by the coding sequence ATCATGTCCATTACTAAAGAAGATGTCATACAGTTTATTGAAAATATGTCCGTTCTCCAGCTTTCGGAACTGGTTAAGGAGCTGGAAGAAAAATTTGGGGTTTCAGCCGCAGCTCCCATGGCTTTTGCCGCGGCTCCGGTTGCGGCCGATGCCGGCGCGGTAGCTGAAGAACAGACGGAATTTGATGTTATTCTCACATCTTTTGGCGACAAGAAGATTCAGGTAATCAAGGTTGTTCGTGAAATTACCGGCCTGGGCCTAAAAGAGGCGAAGGATGCGGTTGAAGGAGCTCCCAAGGCGATCAAAGAGGCCGTCAGCAAGGATGAAGCTCAAAGCCTGGTGAAGAAACTCGAGGAAGCCGGAGCTACTGCTGAGATTAAATAA